The following DNA comes from Oscillospiraceae bacterium.
TAGGCGGTGTTGTCCTCTGTCGAGGAGCTCGCATTCTTTGCGCGCGTGATGACCAGATTGTAGCTTGCGCTGCTGCTCTTGAGCGTAACGCCGGCTATTTCAGTCTGTGTATTTTCCAGGATTGTCGTCCGCTGCAGGTCAAAGGCCTTTTGTGTCAGCCAGGAAAGGCTGCTGCTCTCTACCAGGTAAGCGACACGGCCGCCTTTCATCATCACATAGTAGCCGCCGCTGCTCTCCTGCCCGCCGATCAGCAGCGTGCCGCTGCCGGAAGTGGAGGTATAGGAAAGTGTACAGGCCGGATTTGTCAGCCCGTAGGTTTTCAGCTGCGCCGCGGTCGGGTCCAGTGCCACTGCACTGGAGGCGCTGACCGCCGAGGCCGCACTGGCAAGGATCTCTACCTTGTCGCCATCGGCGGGGCGGTTATTTACGCTCCAGCTGCTGCCGGAACGAACCAGCGAAAAACTTCCATTCTGATTTTTTACATCAATTTTACTGAAAGCCATGGCCACCGCTGAGGATTCCGACGAAGTGGAAGAATCGGAAGACGTGGAGGAAGAAGCCGGCGCCGAGATACTGGTCACCTGTGTGGAAAGGTAAGCTGGCAGACCCTTTAAGAGGGTATCGGAAATGCTCGCGGCGTAGACGCTGTCGCTGTCTTTCAGTTTCACGTACCGCGCGGAAGTATCCAGCGGGGTTTCATTGCCGACCAACAGCGTTATGGTTTTTCCGCTTTTAAAGGTGCTGGTAATGGTTATGGTCGGGTTTTCCAGCCCATACGCCGCAAGGGAACTCGCCGCTGTACCGATATTTTTAATTGCAGAAAGGCTGTAGCCGTCCTGCACCGCGGTGCTGACGGTATCGGCTGAGGTCGACACCCCGGAAAGCTCCTGAATCTTAAAAACAGTTTTCGCCGATGCACTGGAGGCCGCGCTGCTTGCCGCAGAAGACCCCGCCGAGGCAGCCGCCGCTTTTGCAGAGGCGGCCGACTCACTGGCAGCCTTTGCCGTAGCCGCCGCGTCCGGCACAAAAGTATAGGTGCCGGTGCTGTTTTTTACGGTCATGCTGGCAAGGTCGCTGTCTTTATAGCTGTAAAGGGAAACGGTGCTTTCCGACGAACTGGAAGAGGAAGAGCTCGTACTGCTGGAGGGGGAAAAGTGCAGCCACGCCAGCGCGCCCGCCAGGCCCGCT
Coding sequences within:
- a CDS encoding DUF4340 domain-containing protein; the protein is MKHPKRTLIVLLVCVAGLAGALAWLHFSPSSSTSSSSSSSSESTVSLYSYKDSDLASMTVKNSTGTYTFVPDAAATAKAASESAASAKAAAASAGSSAASSAASSASAKTVFKIQELSGVSTSADTVSTAVQDGYSLSAIKNIGTAASSLAAYGLENPTITITSTFKSGKTITLLVGNETPLDTSARYVKLKDSDSVYAASISDTLLKGLPAYLSTQVTSISAPASSSTSSDSSTSSESSAVAMAFSKIDVKNQNGSFSLVRSGSSWSVNNRPADGDKVEILASAASAVSASSAVALDPTAAQLKTYGLTNPACTLSYTSTSGSGTLLIGGQESSGGYYVMMKGGRVAYLVESSSLSWLTQKAFDLQRTTILENTQTEIAGVTLKSSSASYNLVITRAKNASSSTEDNTAYTYTVQANGKKISGETAYSTFFTKAAALKVLEDSTAKPTGTPAWTLTLTGFDSKVHHTYQFYTSGDRRYLVTADGTTLGLVSSSDVDALATAAKAIQ